Within the Gigantopelta aegis isolate Gae_Host chromosome 8, Gae_host_genome, whole genome shotgun sequence genome, the region TTGGATAAGTCTGGCAGCCCTGATTTCAAAGTACTGGGGATAAAAATATCCATGCCTCATACATGGggattttattttctgaaacaCTATGGGctacactgatttaaaaaaaatataataaccatTTATTCTTTGGggtatttttatatacaaatcagtgtataaacaaaaaagatacttttttttgcattttttcctTCATATTTTCTcaagtatttttaaatatataaaaataatgctataaaatatacattagaATATTCAGAATGTAATACTGGACAGTATTCAACCAACTCGGCAACTGATTATGCCTTACAGCCAATTTCGAAGCAGGAGCTAATTTCCGATATACCGTATGTTAACAGATAAATACAGTTGACgcaattttgaaaaatggccgccattttcaTATTTAGCTGGGCTTCTGAAATGTCCATCGGATATTTTCATACAGTTCAGACGTCAAGCTAACCGAAAACCATAGTGGCATTTAGTCCCATTTTTGGTAGTCAAATTTTGCCTGGCGCATGGACTATATGCAgagttgtactgtgtgacacaGTCGAAGACCTGgtcagaggtcatgacctcaCAAATGGCATATTCCACAGTGTGAAGAGGCGATacatatcacatgggtatctcttccacctcggtgtaataaactattatctcgccttcatgtaaaattctttaatctcattggttgtttgccgttggacaaatcccttatacccctgtgcgctgtaatttccaacagtttccagccaccccagttaatgctaaagcaataattagattataaataaataaagttttttattattattattattaatatctgtttcagacaatttcgtattacaaacatttgaagttaaaaactcgtttatcgatggaactattgtTCGTCACTaacaagtggtttcgttcgcgtccgcgtggtacggctccgttaataaattgttaacaattattgtctggcgttattttgattatttggctatatggtttaacatgtcagcaagataaattcgttgtagaagcatctctcggggtatatggctttttatgtaccctctgtgtgctcttttaccccctcgccttcggctcggggtaaaacaacacagagggtacataaaaagccatataccccgagagatgcttatACAACGTATATTATTTGTCACAAATAATCAATTGATTGCACATAATATAATCTTGGCATAATTaactcaaaaatataaattacatgtattcaATTTTCATAGCATATTTTGCATCATTAAGCAGCTTTGAGACTGcccatttaaatttatataataaggTTTGAAGCTTAGAAACCCAGAACTTAGTGATgcggtggttaagccattgtaTTTAAGGCTGAACCAGCCCGGAATAGAAggcaggacttttagcggggatggggtggggtccAGACTCTGCAGACGAAAGTTTATAGAAGGTGTCTAGTTATGTTTCCCCCGGGAAAAATTTACTTGAGCAAGGAGGTATTTCGACTACTGAAATCCTCCCCCTGAATACGTTTTAGGGTTTAGTGGGAAGGTTTAAGCCCATTATACCAAGTTTTCtcacactaaccattaactacTGTCGTGGACATCATGTATAActggatataattataaaaataagcTTTAATAACTTTCTACCCTCCCATATTCAATTCCCCTTGaaacttttgcattaaagtttaatgttaaagttttgcGTTTAGatggagaataatacatgagtggccgttagataccatttatcttacaagttgttttaaaatgtatctaacgagcgaaagcgagttggatatagagaataatacatgagtggccgttagataccattcatcTTATAACGAGCTGTTTTAAAATCTTAACGAGCGAATGccagtttgatacgtttttaacaacgagttgtaagataaatggtatctaacggacacaaatgtattattctatttcttacatatcctcaaaaccaggttttaagcaaattttaacataattttcgactaaaagttatttacagcccttccacttacgcgtcacagacaaataattgtcaggttaactatacgtcacagtgtaatcaatttcGACCATgctgttttttttcattggatggtatggcattggtgacctggtcatcacctaggagtagctgtcgtatatcttgaaattgataacaaatgtgtatgagttaaacaaaataacaataatgatgttGTCACCAaggggtgtgtaagaaatcacCGTAGAAATGTGTATCCGTGCTTTCCCAGATAGTAAAATAATCAGGCGTGGATTTAAGTGGGAGCCCGGGCCCCCTCTATTTTTAGTCATACCATTATTTCTCGCACGTTCGTGAAATTTCACATTTACAGGAATAGGATCATGATACCCGCCTCGCCAGTGgtggtgtggttaagccatcagacataaggctggtaggtacggctcccacccagagcgagttttatcgaCTCAATGGgcaagtgtaagaccactacacccccttctctctcactaatcactaaccattaacaactgacccactgtcctggacagacagcccagataactgaggtgtgtggccatgatggtgtgcttgaaccttaaatggatataagcatgaaaataagttgaaatgaaaaggaTCATGATATCTTGAAAGAGTTCGCGTTTCGCCTCTGCGTCAAAAGTCAAGGTTACTGTTACTAAAAAATAGAAAGTGTGATGTCTGCCGACATCCTTACTTATgcgattttttttaaatgaaatttcacATATAGTAATAGGATCATGATAggtttgttattaaaaatagaaattacgGCTCAAAACATTTTCAAGGCAATTTGCAGAATTATTGCAACGTTTCCGATTTTTGATTTTCTATAAGGTAAGGAACCTTTTTATCAACGCCACCGAaagacatagagaataatacatgagtggtcgttagataccatttatcttacaacgaggtgttttaaaatgtatctaacgagcgaaagttatttacagccgttgcacttatgcatcacagacaaatgattgtcaagttaactatacgtcacagtataatcgatttcgatcgtgctgttttttcattggatgtatgacactgatgacctggtcatcaccaaGGAGCAACCAggcgtatgtcttgaaattgttaaccaCGTACATGTATTATcgaaaataacgaatgatgttcttacCAATAGGTGtgtaacaaattaaattaatgttacagGTCCCCACCATTACAAAATCCTagttggcctcagattacagttatcttcccatttggttgtccaaaatccggaaggttgaccgcgcaagtagtctgctgtttgactgtgattatttcatggcagacagctatgaagtggcaactgttttactgaagtgacaggggatagcatgtagtttgtaaacatgtgtaacttgttgacattggagacttgtttgtggtaattccggcccatgcaaaagtagtgctttttgtgtaaaatgggtgtactccggcctggtttagagggtgtgtctgtttaaaccaatatgccgggagaaagagctggacaacaggggttgtccttttcagggtatgtgtcccccatgcaggcaaaggtacatacaaaacttcacgggcctgctgatattaataaagatgttatagccactaaggctatatagaaacatatagcgaaattaattgtggtctgaggccagttaCGCGCCTGACATTAATTCACAATAATTTATCGTTCGCTTATTtccgttgtctttgttaatttcgcactCGTGTATATCGCtatcgcgggaaatgaacatgcattatttatacaaattgctgttaaacgtacactgaatacaattagtttacaataatcatgacatttgttagataaaatattctaTAAATTTGTAAACTATGAGGTTAGCTGGACTTTAAAAAGACCTTAAATTTCAATTCATTATCTTTTTGACGTAAATGGAATAGTTGTAATAACGTGAAGCTGTCATTCTTATGCTATGTATTTTACGTATTTTACAAgttgaaatcaacaacaagcaGTTCAAAgcaacataaagattgctattttaaagaaataatgagctaagttactttttcagggggggggggggggggggggagactaaATCAATATATGGGCAGCATGGCTGATGGGCAAAACATGGCTGGTTCTTACGGAAAATGTAGATATTTACTAATCTTAAACGTTTTAGAATATTGTTTTCGGTATAAGAAACAACATTTTTCTATCAAAAGGTTAAccattatgattttattattattattatttatttattttaccttaACTGCTGTGGACAAACAATACTGAGTGGTCCCAAACAACATTACAGGTTTAGTTTTTTCATTCACACGTTTTCCCTAATGATGTCAATTATGTAGTTCCATCGCTCACCGCATGCAAACTTTCAACACAGTAAAGCGTCCTATGCACTTGTGTATAtcgataccggcctcggtggcgtcgtggtaggccatcggtctacaggctggtaggtactgggttcggatcccagtcgaggcatgggattttaaatccagataccgactccaaaccccgagtgagtgctccgcaaggctcaatgggtaggtgtaaaccacttgcaccgaccagtgatccataactgtttcaacaaaggccatggtttgtgctatcctgcctgtgggaagcgcaaataaaagatcccttgctgctaatcggaaagagtagcccatgtagtggcgacagcgggtttcctctcaaaatctgtgtggtccttaaccaaatgtctgacgccatataaccgtaaataaaatgtgttgagtgcgtcgttaaataaaacatttctttctttcttgtgtaTATCGCCTATTCTAATGATGGGATTACGGCGTAATTTGTAATAATGGGGATTTGCATATTTgatcaaattttaacatctttttcgactaaaagttatttacagcccttccACTTACGCGTCaaagacaaatgattgtcaggttaactatacgtcacagtgtaaacaatttcgaccgtgctgttttttttcattggatggtatggcattggtgacctggtcatcacccagGAGCAGCtgtcgtatatcttgaaattgttaacaaatgtaTAAACTTGGTTTATGGTTGCACCTACcgtatggatgttcatcacagtgcactcaACCTTTCCCTATTGTGAGTTCAGTAAGAATCCCCCTGTTTCATATCACTACGAACGATATCTTGACTGGGAGGCACACTCTCTAGAGGGGGAACAACATCTATTGGTGGCAGGTGGGTGAGGGGTGGTGGGCGCCATAAGATACATTTTTACCTTGATATAAGAGTAGGACAATCGAGTGGGAGGGggaacagaaacacacacacacaacctgcCGTTCCTATGGGCTTGTATTAAACAGCGTTACGTgacgctttaaaaaaaaaaaaaaaaaaatggctccccctaccccaccccatgAACGCTCTATGCCAGGGCGGGAATGTATAATGTGGGTGTTTATAGCTGGACGTATATACATTCAGTAACGATTATAAATCGAGTAGAAATGCGTATCCGTGCTTTCCCAGATAGTAAAATAATCAGACTAAATCAATCTATAGACAGCATGGCTGATGGGCAAAACATGGCTGGTTACGGAAAATGTGGATATTTACTACTCTTAAACGTTTTAGAATATTGTTTTCGGTATAAGAAACAACATTTTTCTATCAAAAGGTCaaccattattattttattattgttattatttatttactttacctTAACTGTTGTAGACAAACAATTTTGAGTGGTCCCAAACATCATTACAGGTTTAGTTTTTTCAGTTCACACATTTTCCCCAATGATGTCGATCGTAGTTCGATCGTTCACCGCATACAAACTTTTAACACAGTAAAGCGCCCTATTCCGGCGTAATTTGTAATAATGGGgatttacatatttaaacaatacaaaaataaatggttcatatataaaataatagtttttccgtgatatatcaaaataacaattattgatACAATTCACAGTAAGATTTATTTTGCAAAGGAAAGAACCTCAAAAGATACTGAAGGAAAACTAATCACAGACACATATGGTGCTAATTTAATAACGGCGGAAATTGAAAAACAGAATAGGGTTTTCCCGCGACTTTCGCTTTTGGTGTGTTGTAAATTActagtaaaaaataataatttacaagtgTGAACAGGTATAAGTAGACAACTGATATCTAAAGAACAAGGATACACCTTCTTTCATAATGGGTGGAAATGAAAATCTGGCAAGGTTGATTAATATGGTTCTACTGGAGCAAGGGGGCCAGCTAAAGATTGACCAGTTATACCAGGACCTCACAAATAACGAAGGTGTACAAATGCCTAATGTCCagtcacttttaatttttttggatGAATTCCCACGCAATTTCGTCATAAATACAGTACGTCACAGAAGAAAAACAGTGTCTGACGTGCGTGTGATATCGGATATCGAGACCTGTGTTGAACATTGCAAGAAACAAGGAAGTTGCCGAAGTCAGAACGGTGAATGTGGCAGACTACACATTTGCAAGTTCTTTCTTCTGTCTGGCCACTGTCATTTTGGTCCTGGATGTGCATTCGGTCATGACTTTACATCTCGTCATAATTTTAACGTTTTTATGTCGTATATGCTCGATCCAAGGTATATCAAAGCAGAAAATATGAGAGATCTGCTGTGTCAGAATGAATGCAGAAATGCTACCACGATGCCCGATACATGTAAATTTTACAACACATCAAAGACCTGCTCCAACAAGAGATGTAGAAGCCTGCACATCTGTCGACATTTTCTTGAAGGAACCTGCAAGTTTGGGTCCTACTGTAGAAGAAACCATTCTGTGGAAGAATCATCTGTTATGGACATCCTTGAGGACTACGGTTTTGATGTGGACCAACACCCTGAAGTAATACTGGAAGATCTTCAAAACTTTTATCAAAATAACACATCTACAAACATCAGATCATCGCAACCTCCAGGTTTATCCTACAGGAGTCGATCAGTGAATAATTTAGCTGACGCACTTAGGATGTCCGTCTTTGACCCACCGCCACAAAGACAGCGTGGTAGATCAGCAGGCAGATGGCGAGAAAGAGACAGGACATCTTTCGAAGATTATATCGGAACATCTTTCGAAGATGATATCGGATCATTGGAGCGGTACTGGATGAGGTCTCCTCAACCAGATGACTTTTCATCTAACTCGGACAGGGAACAAGAGGCATACGTGCCAACTCTGCGTCGACCACCTTCAGCAGTCCCAGCCATGCCTGTTCCATGGCCTAGAACAAAACGAAGCCCTCCGGTAATGGCCTTGCCTCCAAAACCAGCCATATCaacatttagatcagtttcaaAGGAGTCAACTTTAAAAATCTGTATTCATTATCTGCGAGGAAAATGTCTTTTTGGGGGAAAATGTCGATACCATCACAAGTCGACAATTTACCAGTGGCAATGGAAGAGAAATACTGATTTAGATTGGACAGATTTtgaggaagaagaaaacatAACTTTGGAGAAAAGCTTTAGTCATGTTGAAGAAGCAGagtgtaatttaaaaattgGGTATGGTAATACTATGTACTACTGTTCTTTGTTGCTAGTTACTTTTTCTAAAGATAGATATACTgtagttttgttatttgtaatgtcattagcaggcatcgaaataagcatggTGCTTGGTAACCCATGTGTTagtaaaatcacggaaccaaaattttgtttcccaCGATTATTATATCAAGTACGACTATTTTGAAcgaaactaatatatatataattatttaaataaaacagtttccaatgggtttccatgatcacaaggcacggaatCAAAAAGGTGTTTGCCATaacagtgtgcgattttggttaaaaaaaattaagtgtcataaggacgccctgtttgcaaatcttgAGAGCCAGCCACTAACTCAATGAGCCCTGCGTgcatctccagtagaacagaagatacactaaatgttttgcatgaaaccattgaaaagatcacTATTCAAGACTGTGGTTTCCTAGGGTTTTAAGATatagaacagaagatacactaaatgttttgcatgaaaccattgaaaagatcacTATTCAAGACTGTGGTTTCCTAGGGTTTTAAGATATATGTTGACTGTCATTTCAAagaagaatcaatgtaatttctacaaataatttttacgagAACTGCAggctcgtatgctagccaaactaaagagtcctatatgattttttaCGAACCTCAGACTCCCGGACTCGCCTCAAAATCACACACtgcatgaaatttgaaatcctatggtcTGAAATGAGGGATTACTAGTGCTGCACATAGGCCTACTTAAATCCCTTCATTTTTAAGCTCATCTATGGGCTTAAAACTGGggaaattaaaagtgttttagtcAATGGAGTTAAGTGAAATCCCTTATTAGAAATGTCCAGACACCGaagacataaaaacaaaaataatgtactGTAACCTGTGTTTAATAACTGAATATTTGCAGccctggctccgtattcataaacgtacttaagtcaatgtatgatacctaaatacatacctaaagtacataaataagtatcatacattcacttaagtacgtttatgaatacggagccaggtACATAATTATGGATATCGGGTCATAAAATCACTTATTTCCACTAACATAGATTAAAAACTGTTACCATAAACattatgacccccccccccccaactgtaagtaatattaatatttcaaatgaattaaaatcttATGAATCAGGCCTTCTAGCCATtatttaaaatccactagcccaaatttacttcaagtaaatacaattttactaatagtaataattggatatgtcacctaaagaccAGTTTTAGAgcatatttcaccatttcaaagtcacacactcatgtttcactcaattgtaactttatccaaatgtgttccaggtttgtagattaactaaacgtagtgttaattttcacagattgaaactagggtctgtctctttaaattttcattaaataataatgtctgacttattttaaaagaaatattttagaaatatcAAGAAAATCCAACCCATATGTACATTATGTCATCAATGACGTTTACACAAATTTAAACCGTTTATCGttttctttcattaaaaaaaatacactgaataTGTTCGATCGTTATTCTACTATATTCTAGTATTCACAGAATCAAAATAGATAACTCCTGTGAATGTTGACATCTGTGTTTACCAAGACAAGTTGCGTCTCGACTACAGTCGATGATGGATTTTTACGTTAGTTTTGTACTTCTCGACTACTTCTTGACTAGTCGATAATGAGAGGGAAAGATTTAacctataatacaatttaacaggggacaatatttttcaccaaaaatatcaaacattggTGTAGGTTTCATGGGTAAAAAAACACTACCtgctgaaaaaaaaatctttttttaacagtattttatGGGGAAGCATGACTCTAACCCCAATAGAAACTTACCTTCCCACATTCTAAACACCCCTGCCTAATTTTCTGCACATGTGTTTCTGActtgctggggtgttgtttaaCATTAATTCATCATGTACTTGTGACCAATGTCACTACTAAATGGGATATCTTGTTTTAGCATACTTCCAACTTATCACTAGCTGAATGTTTTTCAgtgtttgtgattttttttgtttgttgtaaaaacaatttatcattattaatgaGGAagtaataatttgtaaaaatgttttatatgtgcaTTATACTCAAACCTGGAAATAAGTGGTCAGTCATGGACATTGTCTGCTACACATACTGTATtgttttcagaagaaaaaaaatgggacTGATTACTCATATTGGCTTACATTTTTTAACGGTTAACAAAAATGCTTTATACTgttagacttttttttttttcttcttttgtttttccccCACTGccccccttttctttctctcctttgaattccatctcatttcttcctgatctggcaactcctatctttcaacttctttcgctgtcgtcctccacatcccagtccttgtctctccaaccacaacaggtgcttgtctcttgtggctatctgtgcacacacctgccattccccatcagcgtttagctgtgggcttagtctgaccacttcggggagtattcagtagttacttctggcattgttaagaggcacttgtaaccacctactatacaccaCTACTATCGGCGGTCTGTTACACTTATTTGTTATCGTACAGAAAACGGGAACAGATGAAGAGAAAACTGGGGAAGGATGTTGATGAACGCCAGCTGTTCCACGGGACACACGTTGACAACATCGAGGCGATCTGTCACCAAGGTTTTGACTTTCGGTTCTGCGGGAAAGCTGTAGGCACCTTACACGGAAAAGGAAGTTATTTTTCCACTGAAGCAGGTTACTCCGATTCTTACACTGTCAACTGTGGAAAGATGTTCATCGCTCTAACTTTGGTGGGCGACTTTTCAAAGGGTAACCAATCGTTTGTACGCCCACCACCAAAAATTGATTCTGAACCACATGGTGATTTGTTTGACAGCTGTGTTGACAACGTAAAAAATCCTAAAATCTTTGCAATCTTTGATTTGTACCAGGTGTATCCGCAGTATCTTATCACCTANNNNNNNNNNNNNNNNNNNNNNNNNNNNNNNNNNNNNNNNNNNNNNNNNNNNNNNNNNNNNNNNNNNNNNNNNNNNNNNNNNNNNNNNNNNNNNNNNNNNNNNNNNNNNNNNNNNNNNNNNNNNNNNNNNNNNNNNNNNNNNNNNNNNNNNNNNNNNNNNNNNNNNNNNNNNNNNNNNNNNNNNNNNNNNNNNNNNNNNNTTAACATTGGGGTTCATCAGATCAGATTGTGTAATCAGTGCAGTAAGATCCATATTAGACTTCCATTAGACTTCCATTGTGTAGTAGCAGTGCAGTAAGATCCAAGGGATACACATTATCATTGGGGTTCATCAGATCTGCTGATATAGACTTCCATTGTGTAGTAGCAGTACAGTAAGATTCACGGGATACACATTAACATTGGGTTTCATTAGATCTGCTGATATAGACTTCCATTGTGTATTAGTAGTGTAGTAAGATCTGATTTTTGTTGGTTGTCTGTAGTATTGTATCTAAAAACATGCATTGTTTATAGacggtatttattatttatgaattgCTTTATTTTTTAGTATACTTCTCAGAAACTAATGAGCTAAAATGTGATCAgctgattttaaaataatgttcaagAAATCTTAACTATTCCAGcatacatcaataaatattttactttttcagttttgtttgaattattaatgttatacttctttttgtatctttttttctttatgtatagTAAGTTCTATTATATAGAATATTAGAATCACAAGGGATTTTTTAGAAACCcatttctcttcttcttttctggGAAATACCAAGCCATTGTAAAATACAAGCATttaatatgacattatataaatgtttaatgtcaTAAACCTGGAACACGGAGACAGACATTCCTGAGGATTGGCCAAACAGATGACAATGTGATGGAAAGTGAACTGGTAGTATTTTTCTTTGAGTATTTGACTACATGTACCAGAAGAAATTAAACTCCACACTTGCTGTCAGTGGAGATCTTatccctccacccccaccccttttgGTTTAATATTCTGGTTTAAACACGAATGAAATACCAGTACACCTCCGAGACAATTCCAGCTCTTTTAGCAACATGCACTTGATTTTGAttagaccggccttggtggcgtcgtggtaggccatcggtctacaggctggtaggtactgggttcggatcccagtcgaggcatgggatttttaatccagataccgactccaaaccctgagtgagtgctccgcaaagctcaatgggtaggtgtaaaccacttgcaccgaccagtgatccataactggttcaagaaaggccatggtttgtgctatcctgcctgtgggaagcgcaaataaaggatcccttgctgctaatcggaaagagtagaccatgtagtggcgacagtgggatTCCtcccaaaatctgtgtggtccttaaccatatgtctgacgccatataaccataaataaaatgtgttgagtgcgtcgttaaataaaacattactttctttctttctttttgatgTTGATTATGACCCTTGGagatgaaggaaatgttttagtaacgacacactcaacttattttatttatgtttatatggcgtacacacacatattgagagagcaaaccTGCTTTTCGcaacttcgtgggctactctgttttttattatcagcaatggatgttttatatgcaa harbors:
- the LOC121379639 gene encoding protein mono-ADP-ribosyltransferase PARP12-like is translated as MVLLEQGGQLKIDQLYQDLTNNEGVQMPNVQSLLIFLDEFPRNFVINTVRHRRKTVSDVRVISDIETCVEHCKKQGSCRSQNGECGRLHICKFFLLSGHCHFGPGCAFGHDFTSRHNFNVFMSYMLDPRYIKAENMRDLLCQNECRNATTMPDTCKFYNTSKTCSNKRCRSLHICRHFLEGTCKFGSYCRRNHSVEESSVMDILEDYGFDVDQHPEVILEDLQNFYQNNTSTNIRSSQPPGLSYRSRSVNNLADALRMSVFDPPPQRQRGRSAGRWRERDRTSFEDYIGTSFEDDIGSLERYWMRSPQPDDFSSNSDREQEAYVPTLRRPPSAVPAMPVPWPRTKRSPPVMALPPKPAISTFRSVSKESTLKICIHYLRGKCLFGGKCRYHHKSTIYQWQWKRNTDLDWTDFEEEENITLEKSFSHVEEAECNLKIGKREQMKRKLGKDVDERQLFHGTHVDNIEAICHQGFDFRFCGKAVGTLHGKGSYFSTEAGYSDSYTVNCGKMFIALTLVGDFSKGNQSFVRPPPKIDSEPHGDLFDSCVDNVKNPKIFAIFDLYQVYPQYLIT